From the Musa acuminata AAA Group cultivar baxijiao chromosome BXJ3-7, Cavendish_Baxijiao_AAA, whole genome shotgun sequence genome, one window contains:
- the LOC135642339 gene encoding KH domain-containing protein At5g56140-like isoform X1, with product MASGRYMAYSPSPSAPHSPHISGMRSAGSALAEQEKYLAELLAERQKLSPFVPVLPHSYRLLNQEILRITTLLENASLLDQTGLEHGSPLITGGVFSNGGAADMNGWASTFQSERLGILQPSSGNGWVVPPGSSSGLLVKKTIRVDIPVDHYPNYNFVGRLLGPRGNSLKRIEATTGCRVLIRGRGSIKDPSRQAASREITRHSTYSHEEMMRGKPGYEHLNEPLHILVEADLPVEIVDARILQAREILEDMLKPVDESVDFFKKQQLRELAMLNGTLRDDGSHTSGSVSPFHNSLGMKRAKTRG from the exons ATGGCTTCCGGAAGATACATGGCCTATTCCCCGTCCCCTTCCGCCCCGCACTCCCCTCACATCTCTGGCATGCGCTCTGCCGGCAGCGCCCTCGCCGAGCAGGAGAA GTACCTAGCGGAGTTGCTAGCAGAGCGTCAGAAGCTCAGTCCATTTGTGCCAGTGCTGCCTCACAGCTATCGCTTGCTTAACCAGG AAATTTTGCGTATAACCACACTGTTGGAGAATGCATCACTTTTAGATCAAACTGGGCTTGAACATGGTAGCCCACTAATTACTGGAGGAGTATTTTCAAATGGAGGTGCTGCTGATATGAATGGCTGGGCATCAACATTTCAATCTGAA AGATTGGGAATATTACAGCCTTCATCAGGGAACGGATGGGTTGTTCCCCCAGGCAGCTCCTCGGGTCTTCTCGTGAAGAAAACAATTAGAGTGGATATACCAGTGGACCACTACCCTAAT TACAACTTTGTTGGTCGGCTCCTTGGTCCTAGAGGAAACTCTCTCAAACGAATTGAAGCAACTACTGGTTGTCGTGTCCTAATTAGGGGGCGGGGCAGCATTAAAGATCCTTCTCGT CAGGCTGCATCAAGGGAGATAACAAGGCACAGCACATACTCACAT GAGGAGATGATGAGGGGAAAGCCAGGATATGAACATCTGAATGAGCCCCTTCACATTCTTGTAGAAGCAGACTTGCCAGTTGAAATTGTTGATGCTCGCATACTGCAAGCCCGTGAGATACTCGAAGATATGCTTAAGCCTGTG GATGAGTCCGTGGATTTCTTTAAGAAGCAGCAGCTACGAGAGCTTGCAATGCTCAATGGCACCCTCCGTGACGATGGCTCTCACACATCAGGGTCCGTTTCCCCTTTCCATAACAGCCTTGGCATGAAGAGAGCCAAGACCAGGGGGTGA
- the LOC103990488 gene encoding glucan endo-1,3-beta-glucosidase 5-like, translated as MAASNLAKALFWGFFLERCLLFVDSAIGVNWGTLSSHKLPPSVVVDLMRENKIGKVKLFDADPEVLWALRGSGIEVMVGIPNDLLAALASSIAASDQWVGQNVSRYMVKGGVDIRYVAVGNEPFLTNYQGRYQSLVLPAMLNLQQSLARANLAGYIKLVVPCNADAYQSASVPSQGVFRPELTQIMTQLVSFLNSNGSPFVVNIYPFLSLYQSADFPQDYAFFEGSSHPVVDGQNVYYNAFDGNFDTLVAALNKIGYGQMPVAVGEVGWPTEGAPSANLSAARAFNQGLISHVLSNKGTPSRPGIPPVDIYLFSLLDEEQKNILPGNFERHWGIYSFDGQAKYPLNLGLGNGWLKNARNVPYLPSRWCIANPSQDLTGVTNHMKLACSFADCTTLYYGGSCNTIGEKGNISYAFNSYYQLQKQDSKSCDFDGLGIVTFLDPSVGDCRFLVGISDSSGCCLGCGILCALWFVSLWVIIYLRVVDSL; from the exons ATGGCAGCTTCCAATTTGGCAAAGGCTCTGTTTTGGGGGTTTTTCCTTGAAAGATGCCTCCTTTTTGTGGATTCCGCCATTGGCGTCAACTGGGGGACACTGTCCTCCCACAAGCTCCCCCCCTCCGTGGTGGTGGATCTCATGAGGGAGAACAAGATTGGAAAGGTGAAGCTGTTCGACGCGGACCCGGAGGTCCTCTGGGCCCTGAGGGGGAGCGGCATCGAGGTGATGGTGGGGATCCCCAATGACTTGTTGGCGGCTTTGGCGTCTTCCATCGCTGCTTCTGATCAATGGGTCGGTCAGAATGTGTCGAGGTACATGGTTAAAGGCGGCGTTGATATAAG ATATGTTGCAGTTGGAAATGAGCCCTTCCTCACAAACTATCAAGGACGATATCAGTCACTAGTTCTCCCAGCGATGCTCAACCTTCAGCAATCATTAGCTAGAGCAAATCTTGCAGGCTATATAAAGCTAGTAGTCCCTTGTAATGCTGATGCTTATCAGTCAGCTTCAGTTCCTTCTCAAGGAGTGTTTCGGCCTGAGCTGACGCAGATAATGACCCAGCTTGTTTCTTTTCTTAACTCAAATGGCTCTCCCTTTGTGGTCAACATTTATCCCTTTCTAAGTCTCTATCAGAGTGCAGATTTCCCACAAGACTATGCCTTTTTCGAGGGCTCTTCTCACCCAGTTGTCGACGGCCAGAATGTCTATTACAATGCCTTTGATGGTAATTTCGATACCTTGGTGGCTGCTCTCAACAAAATTGGATATGGGCAAATGCCCGTAGCCGTCGGAGAGGTGGGCTGGCCTACAGAGGGAGCACCAAGCGCAAATCTAAGTGCTGCAAGGGCTTTTAACCAAGGCCTCATCAGTCATGTTTTGAGCAACAAGGGAACGCCTTCGAGGCCTGGGATTCCTCCAGTCGATATATATCTCTTCAGTCTTCTCGATGAAGAACAAAAGAACATCCTACCTGGAAACTTTGAACGGCACTGGGGAATCTACTCTTTTGATGGCCAAGCCAAGTACCCCTTGAACCTTGGATTAGGTAATGGTTGGTTGAAGAATGCGAGGAATGTTCCATACCTTCCATCAAGGTGGTGCATTGCTAATCCATCTCAGGATCTCACCGGTGTCACGAACCACATGAAGCTCGCTTGCAGTTTTGCTGATTGCACAACTCTGTACTATGGAGGATCATGCAACACGATCGGCGAGAAGGGGAACATCTCTTATGCCTTCAACAGCTACTATCAGCTACAGAAGCAAGATTCAAAGAGCTGTGATTTTGATGGGCTTGGGATCGTTACATTTCTCGATCCCTCGGTAGGTGACTGCCGCTTTCTTGTTGGAATTAGCGACAGTAGCGGTTGTTGCCTCGGATGTGGCATCCTTTGTGCATTGTGGTTCGTATCACTTTGGGTTATAATTTATCTGAGAGTTGTTGATTCCTTGTAA
- the LOC135642339 gene encoding KH domain-containing protein At5g56140-like isoform X2: protein MASGRYMAYSPSPSAPHSPHISGMRSAGSALAEQEKYLAELLAERQKLSPFVPVLPHSYRLLNQEILRITTLLENASLLDQTGLEHGSPLITGGVFSNGGAADMNGWASTFQSERLGILQPSSGNGWVVPPGSSSGLLVKKTIRVDIPVDHYPNYNFVGRLLGPRGNSLKRIEATTGCRVLIRGRGSIKDPSREEMMRGKPGYEHLNEPLHILVEADLPVEIVDARILQAREILEDMLKPVDESVDFFKKQQLRELAMLNGTLRDDGSHTSGSVSPFHNSLGMKRAKTRG, encoded by the exons ATGGCTTCCGGAAGATACATGGCCTATTCCCCGTCCCCTTCCGCCCCGCACTCCCCTCACATCTCTGGCATGCGCTCTGCCGGCAGCGCCCTCGCCGAGCAGGAGAA GTACCTAGCGGAGTTGCTAGCAGAGCGTCAGAAGCTCAGTCCATTTGTGCCAGTGCTGCCTCACAGCTATCGCTTGCTTAACCAGG AAATTTTGCGTATAACCACACTGTTGGAGAATGCATCACTTTTAGATCAAACTGGGCTTGAACATGGTAGCCCACTAATTACTGGAGGAGTATTTTCAAATGGAGGTGCTGCTGATATGAATGGCTGGGCATCAACATTTCAATCTGAA AGATTGGGAATATTACAGCCTTCATCAGGGAACGGATGGGTTGTTCCCCCAGGCAGCTCCTCGGGTCTTCTCGTGAAGAAAACAATTAGAGTGGATATACCAGTGGACCACTACCCTAAT TACAACTTTGTTGGTCGGCTCCTTGGTCCTAGAGGAAACTCTCTCAAACGAATTGAAGCAACTACTGGTTGTCGTGTCCTAATTAGGGGGCGGGGCAGCATTAAAGATCCTTCTCGT GAGGAGATGATGAGGGGAAAGCCAGGATATGAACATCTGAATGAGCCCCTTCACATTCTTGTAGAAGCAGACTTGCCAGTTGAAATTGTTGATGCTCGCATACTGCAAGCCCGTGAGATACTCGAAGATATGCTTAAGCCTGTG GATGAGTCCGTGGATTTCTTTAAGAAGCAGCAGCTACGAGAGCTTGCAATGCTCAATGGCACCCTCCGTGACGATGGCTCTCACACATCAGGGTCCGTTTCCCCTTTCCATAACAGCCTTGGCATGAAGAGAGCCAAGACCAGGGGGTGA
- the LOC103990484 gene encoding pentatricopeptide repeat-containing protein At4g02750-like: MNRYALGRRFLLRHLSLLRSVSARPSSPTPVTPTDAPAGSQTRSVSDLDSWQMASDLRSCNQMLFDVGRTRGVDEARALFDRMPRRNLVTHTTMITLFLKDGRLPQAEALFRLLPHRNVVVESAMIDGYAKAGRVDEAQRVFDAMAAPNVVSWTSLFSGYCLVGRIEEARRIFDRMPVRNVVSWTAMVLGYARNGSLTDARELFDQMPEKNVVSWTAMIKGCVEHGRITDARELFDRMPNRNLYAWNIMISGYLGDHRASEALRLFQSMPHKNAVSWTIMVTGLARNGLTEEARQYFEQMPARDIAAWNAMITAYADEGLMSDARALFDSMPKKDVVTWNAMIDGYAKKGCRDEAWRLFLRMLRLPMKLNEATLTSILVNCDSHIEVREIHGLACRFGFGSDTSLMNALVSRYSRTGDLTSARHAFDGLEAKDVISWSSMIRAYSNHGCGHHALPVFAQMLRHGARPDGITFLGVLSACGHAGLVEKGKKMFSSMNSVLGSEPTAEHFSCLVDLLGRAGRIQEAMATVAEMPASERDEAVLGALLGGCKLHDKVEVASHVGEELIELDPLGSGGYALLANVYARHGRWHEVARVRKKMKERKVKKVPGVSQIEVGKKNHVFFAGDRSHPEAREIYEMLREELLPQMEDMGCSQVTSVLT, encoded by the coding sequence ATGAACCGCTACGCTCTGGGTCGTCGCTTTCTTCTACGCCATCTTTCTTTGCTTCGTTCCGTCTCAGCTCGTCCTTCATCTCCAACGCCCGTGACTCCGACGGATGCTCCTGCAGGATCACAGACACGCTCGGTCTCCGATCTCGACTCTTGGCAGATGGCGTCCGACCTCCGTTCCTGCAACCAAATGCTCTTTGACGTGGGTCGAACCCGAGGCGTCGATGAAGCCCGCGCTCTCTTCGACCGAATGCCCCGCCGAAACCTGGTCACCCACACCACCATGATCACCCTCTTCCTCAAGGACGGCCGCCTCCCGCAGGCAGAGGCGCTATTCCGGCTGCTGCCGCATCGGAACGTCGTCGTGGAATCGGCGATGATCGATGGGTACGCCAAAGCTGGGAGAGTCGACGAGGCGCAGCGGGTGTTCGACGCGATGGCGGCCCCGAATGTGGTGTCCTGGACGAGTTTGTTTTCTGGGTACTGTCTGGTTGGGCGGATAGAGGAAGCAAGACGGATCTTTGATCGGATGCCGGTGAGAAATGTGGTGTCTTGGACAGCGATGGTGTTGGGCTATGCTCGGAATGGGTCGCTGACGGATGCTCGCGAGCTCTTCGACCAGATGCCGGAGAAAAATGTCGTCTCTTGGACCGCCATGATCAAGGGTTGCGTAGAACATGGTCGGATCACCGATGCCCGGGAGTTGTTCGACAGGATGCCGAATCGCAATCTGTACGCTTGGAACATAATGATCTCGGGTTATTTGGGCGACCATCGAGCGAGCGAAGCGCTTCGTTTATTTCAGTCGATGCCTCACAAGAACGCGGTTTCTTGGACTATCATGGTGACCGGGCTTGCTCGAAATGGATTAACAGAGGAAGCACGGCAGTACTTCGAACAGATGCCAGCGCGGGATATTGCAGCATGGAACGCGATGATCACTGCTTACGCTGACGAAGGTCTCATGAGCGACGCGAGGGCACTCTTCGATTCGATGCCCAAGAAAGACGTGGTGACATGGAACGCCATGATCGATGGGTATGCAAAGAAAGGCTGTCGAGATGAGGCCTGGAGGCTTTTCCTTCGCATGCTTCGCTTGCCAATGAAGCTAAACGAGGCTACTTTAACCAGCATCCTCGTCAACTGCGACAGCCATATCGAAGTTCGCGAGATTCATGGACTGGCCTGTAGGTTTGGTTTTGGCTCGGACACTTCGTTGATGAATGCTCTGGTGAGCAGGTACTCCAGAACTGGTGACCTGACTTCAGCTCGGCATGCTTTCGATGGACTGGAAGCGAAGGATGTCATCTCATGGTCCTCGATGATTCGGGCTTACTCGAACCATGGATGTGGTCATCATGCACTGCCGGTGTTCGCCCAAATGTTGAGACATGGAGCCAGGCCTGATGGGATCACTTTTCTTGGGGTGTTATCAGCTTGCGGCCATGCCGGCCTCGTGGAGAAGGGTAAGAAGATGTTTAGCTCGATGAACAGCGTGCTTGGATCGGAACCGACGGCGGAGCACTTCTCGTGCCTGGTGGACCTGCTCGGCCGAGCTGGGCGCATCCAGGAAGCGATGGCTACGGTGGCCGAGATGCCGGCGAGCGAGAGGGATGAGGCTGTGTTGGGAGCATTGTTAGGTGGATGCAAGCTACATGACAAGGTAGAGGTGGCAAGCCATGTCGGTGAGGAGCTCATTGAGTTAGACCCATTGGGTTCCGGGGGTTATGCCCTCTTGGCCAATGTGTACGCACGGCACGGGAGGTGGCACGAAGTGGCACGcgtgaggaagaagatgaaggagAGGAAGGTGAAGAAGGTGCCCGGTGTTAGCCAGATTGAAGttggcaagaagaatcatgtgttCTTTGCGGGTGATCGGTCGCACCCCGAGGCGAGGGAAATTTACGAGATGCTGAGAGAGGAGCTTCTTCCACAAATGGAGGACATGGGCTGCTCGCAGGTGACTTCTGTGCTGACATGA
- the LOC103990486 gene encoding THO complex subunit 3 — translation MEERAISFKNLCSREYQGHKKKVHSVAWNCLGTKLASGSVDHTARIWNIDPHGHGKVKDIELKGHTDSVDQLCWDPKHPDVVATAAGDKTVRFWDARSGKCTQNVELSGENINITYKPDGTHIAVGNKEDELTILDVRKYKPIHRRKFNYEVNEIAWNTTGELFFLTTGNGTVEVLAYPSLKVLHTLMAHTAGCYCIAIDPLGRYFAVGSADSLVSLWNVSDILCIRTFTKLEWPVRTISFNYTGEYIASASEDLFVDISNVQSGRSVHQIPCKAPMNSVEWNPKYNLLAYAGDDKNKYQADDGVFRIFGFESS, via the exons ATGGAAGAGAGAGCCATCAGCTTCAAAAATCTGTGCTCCAGAGAGTACCAAGGCCACAAAAAGAAG GTTCATTCGGTGGCGTGGAATTGTCTGGGGACGAAGCTTGCTTCCGGTTCTGTTGATCACACTGCTCGTATTTGGAACATCGATCCCCATGGCCAC GGCAAGGTCAAAGATATTGAATTAAAAGGGCATACAGACAGTGTAGATCAGCTATGCTGGGATCCTAAGCATCCTGATGTGGTTGCAACAGCAGCAGGGGACAAGACTGTTCGTTTTTGGGATGCCCGAA GTGGAAAATGCACTCAAAATGTTGAGCTTAGTGGAGAAAACATCAATATCACTTACAAACCTGATGGGACTCACATAGCTGTTGGAAATAAG GAGGATGAGCTAACAATACTGGACGTCCGGAAATATAAGCCAATACACAGACGCAAATTTAATTATGAG GTAAATGAGATAGCTTGGAACACAACTGGAGAGCTATTTTTTCTTACTACTGGGAATG GTACTGTTGAAGTACTGGCATACCCATCCCTTAAGGTGCTTCACACCCTGATGGCTCATACTGCAGGTTGCTAttgcattgcaattgatccacttGGAAG ATACTTCGCTGTAGGGAGTGCAGATTCACTCGTCAGCCTTTGGAATGTCTCAGATATTTTGTGCATTAGGACATTCACAAAACTTGA ATGGCCTGTCAGAACCATCAGCTTTAATTATACAGGAGAATACATTGCCTCAGCAAGTGAAGATCTGTTTGTTGATATT TCAAATGTCCAAAGTGGCCGATCAGTTCATCAAATCCCATGTAAGGCTCCGATGAACAGTGTGGAGTGGAACCCAAAATACAACCTGCTGGCATATGCAGGAGATGACAAGAACAAATATCAGGCTGACGATG GTGTTTTCCGAATTTTTGGTTTTGAGAGCAGCTAA